From one Luteolibacter sp. SL250 genomic stretch:
- the rnhA gene encoding ribonuclease HI, which produces MPEESAALHKVIIHTDGGCKGNPGPGGYGVVLVAGRHRKELSAGYRLTTNNRMELRAAIAALELLKQPCEIELHSDSKYVIDAMTKKWVDGWKRRDWMTAGKTPVKNKDLWIRLVAASKPHKIDWRWVKGHAGHAENERCDELANLAVAKKEFLDDTGFTESGD; this is translated from the coding sequence ATGCCGGAAGAATCCGCCGCCTTGCACAAGGTCATCATCCATACCGACGGAGGCTGCAAAGGCAATCCGGGGCCGGGGGGCTACGGTGTCGTCCTCGTCGCGGGACGCCACCGGAAGGAGCTTTCAGCCGGTTACCGCCTCACCACCAACAACCGCATGGAACTCCGCGCCGCCATCGCCGCGTTGGAGTTGCTCAAACAACCGTGTGAAATCGAACTCCACTCGGATTCAAAATACGTCATCGACGCGATGACCAAGAAATGGGTGGACGGATGGAAGCGCCGGGACTGGATGACCGCAGGCAAGACTCCCGTGAAAAACAAGGATCTGTGGATTCGTCTGGTGGCCGCCAGCAAGCCACACAAGATCGACTGGCGCTGGGTGAAAGGTCATGCGGGCCACGCGGAGAACGAGCGCTGTGACGAGCTGGCGAACCTGGCCGTGGCGAAGAAGGAGTTCCTCGATGACACCGGGTTCACGGAATCCGGGGACTGA